GTGTGGCAACTATTATCCTTGGATTCCGTCCGGGAGACGTTAGTCCACCGCACATCCACCCTCGTGCGTCGGAGCTACTCTTCGTTGTTGAGGGAAGCCTTGTAGTTGGATTTGTGGACACAAACAATAAGCTCTTCACTCAGAAGCTTCAAACAGGGGATATGTTTGTATTCCCAAAAGGACTTATCCACTTCCAACTCAATGAAGATCCTAAGAACCATGCTATTTCTGTATCTTCATTGGGTAGTGCCAGTCCTGGCCTTATATTAGTTCCTAACAACTTGTTTAACACCTCAGCTGCCATTGATGACAGAGTTTTGGCTTTGTCCTTTAAGACAAACGTTTCCACTATTCAACTCTTGAAGAAAGCTTTGTCAACGCCATACA
The DNA window shown above is from Arachis ipaensis cultivar K30076 chromosome B08, Araip1.1, whole genome shotgun sequence and carries:
- the LOC107610390 gene encoding germin-like protein 9-3, which translates into the protein MSSSTIVKILSLVISASVIVQTTMAGDPDIPSDFIAPDGFPIDGKYFTYTGMRAFVQQSAPPSYFTYLRASKEEFAALDGLSVATIILGFRPGDVSPPHIHPRASELLFVVEGSLVVGFVDTNNKLFTQKLQTGDMFVFPKGLIHFQLNEDPKNHAISVSSLGSASPGLILVPNNLFNTSAAIDDRVLALSFKTNVSTIQLLKKALSTPYN